A single Bacillus sp. HMF5848 DNA region contains:
- a CDS encoding nucleotide excision repair endonuclease yields the protein MINISIPAVDVSITEREQTRRNEDEPIIKSIEGFIDLHEIPRDKGGIILFYNINDELLFVGKARKLRQRVKKHLEDNVSPLKPYRDEVYRIDVFYVEDAMERDIYETYIINKLQAKYNIDKVYYK from the coding sequence ATGATTAACATTTCAATCCCAGCAGTGGATGTTTCTATTACGGAAAGAGAGCAAACACGCCGTAACGAAGATGAGCCGATTATTAAATCAATTGAAGGATTTATTGATCTTCATGAAATACCTAGAGATAAAGGCGGTATCATCTTATTTTATAACATCAATGACGAGCTTCTTTTTGTAGGAAAAGCAAGAAAGCTTAGACAACGTGTAAAGAAGCATCTTGAGGATAATGTGTCTCCACTAAAACCGTATCGTGATGAAGTGTACCGTATTGACGTGTTTTATGTAGAAGACGCAATGGAAAGAGATATATACGAAACGTACATTATTAACAAGCTCCAAGCGAAATATAACATTGATAAAGTGTATTACAAATAA